In Prionailurus viverrinus isolate Anna chromosome C2, UM_Priviv_1.0, whole genome shotgun sequence, one DNA window encodes the following:
- the PFN2 gene encoding profilin-2 isoform X3 codes for MAGWQSYVDNLMCDGCCQEAAIVGYCDAKYVWAATAGGVFQSITPVEIDMIVGKDREGFFTNGLTLGAKKCSVIRDSLYVDGDCTMDIRTKSQGGEPTYNVAVGRAGRGISEGKISR; via the exons ATGGCCGGTTGGCAGAGCTACGTGGATAACCTGATGTGCGATGGCTGCTGCCAGGAGGCCGCCATTGTCGGCTACTGCGACGCCAAATACGTCTGGGCAGCCACGGCCGGGGGCGTCTTCCAGAGCATTACG CCAGTAGAAATAGATATGATTGTAGGAAAAGACCGGGAAGGTTTCTTTACCAACGGTTTGACTCTTGGCGCAAAGAAGTGCTCAGTGATCAGAGATAGCCTATACGTCGATGGTGACTGCACAATGGACATCCGGACAAAGAGTCAAGGTGGGGAGCCAACATACAACGTTGCTGTCGGCAGAGCTGGTAGAG GTATTTCTGAAGGCAAAATATCAAGATAA
- the PFN2 gene encoding profilin-2 isoform X1: MAGWQSYVDNLMCDGCCQEAAIVGYCDAKYVWAATAGGVFQSITPVEIDMIVGKDREGFFTNGLTLGAKKCSVIRDSLYVDGDCTMDIRTKSQGGEPTYNVAVGRAGRALVIVMGKEGVHGGTLNKKAYELALYLRRSDV; encoded by the exons ATGGCCGGTTGGCAGAGCTACGTGGATAACCTGATGTGCGATGGCTGCTGCCAGGAGGCCGCCATTGTCGGCTACTGCGACGCCAAATACGTCTGGGCAGCCACGGCCGGGGGCGTCTTCCAGAGCATTACG CCAGTAGAAATAGATATGATTGTAGGAAAAGACCGGGAAGGTTTCTTTACCAACGGTTTGACTCTTGGCGCAAAGAAGTGCTCAGTGATCAGAGATAGCCTATACGTCGATGGTGACTGCACAATGGACATCCGGACAAAGAGTCAAGGTGGGGAGCCAACATACAACGTTGCTGTCGGCAGAGCTGGTAGAG CATTGGTTATAGTCATGGGAAAGGAAGGTGTCCACGGAGGCACACTTAACAAGAAAGCATATGAACTCGCTTTATACCTGAGGAGGTCTGATGTGTAA
- the PFN2 gene encoding profilin-2 isoform X2, giving the protein MAGWQSYVDNLMCDGCCQEAAIVGYCDAKYVWAATAGGVFQSITPVEIDMIVGKDREGFFTNGLTLGAKKCSVIRDSLYVDGDCTMDIRTKSQGGEPTYNVAVGRAGRVLVFVMGKEGVHGGGLNKKAYSMAKYLRDSGF; this is encoded by the exons ATGGCCGGTTGGCAGAGCTACGTGGATAACCTGATGTGCGATGGCTGCTGCCAGGAGGCCGCCATTGTCGGCTACTGCGACGCCAAATACGTCTGGGCAGCCACGGCCGGGGGCGTCTTCCAGAGCATTACG CCAGTAGAAATAGATATGATTGTAGGAAAAGACCGGGAAGGTTTCTTTACCAACGGTTTGACTCTTGGCGCAAAGAAGTGCTCAGTGATCAGAGATAGCCTATACGTCGATGGTGACTGCACAATGGACATCCGGACAAAGAGTCAAGGTGGGGAGCCAACATACAACGTTGCTGTCGGCAGAGCTGGTAGAG tcttGGTCTTTGTAATGGGAAAAGAAGGGGTCCATGGAGGCGGATTGAATAAGAAGGCATACTCAATGGCAAAATACTTGAGAGACTCTGGGTTCTAG